Proteins encoded together in one Shewanella acanthi window:
- a CDS encoding multifunctional CCA addition/repair protein has product MKIYLVGGAVRDSLLNLPIKDKDFMVVGATPEQMLQLGYRQVGKDFPVFLHPTTQQEYALARTERKVGLGYGGFSCYASPDVTLEQDLLRRDLTINAIAKDDEGNLYDPYNGIKDIEARQLRHVSAAFAEDPLRVLRVARFAARFYELGFKVASETMALMQQMSHSDELNAITPERVWQEVDRSLKGPNPEIFFEVLRQCGALKVLFPEIDALFGIPQPEKWHPEIDTGVHTLMVLSQATRLSQASAVRFAALVHDLGKALSPKAHLPKHHGHGQKGLPLINALCTRLRIQNEYRDLALLVSDKHQNVHQAFELRAETIVKLFDKADFWRKPERLEQLLLVCIADMRGRTGFEEHDYPQANYLRACFSTASKVNVGAIIEAGFKGAEIKQQLHLQRIEAVQQLKALTDC; this is encoded by the coding sequence GTGAAAATATATTTAGTCGGCGGGGCTGTACGTGACAGCCTACTCAATCTTCCTATCAAAGATAAAGACTTTATGGTCGTTGGCGCGACGCCCGAGCAGATGCTGCAATTGGGTTATCGTCAGGTCGGGAAGGACTTTCCCGTGTTCCTTCACCCCACCACCCAACAGGAATATGCCCTCGCACGTACTGAGCGTAAAGTGGGCTTAGGTTATGGTGGCTTTAGCTGTTATGCCAGCCCCGATGTCACTCTCGAGCAGGACTTACTTCGCCGAGATTTGACCATTAATGCCATCGCAAAGGACGACGAAGGCAATCTCTATGATCCCTATAATGGGATAAAAGATATTGAAGCTAGGCAGCTGCGCCATGTGTCAGCAGCCTTCGCGGAAGATCCTTTAAGGGTGCTTCGCGTCGCTCGATTTGCCGCCCGCTTTTACGAGTTAGGCTTTAAAGTCGCTTCCGAAACCATGGCGTTGATGCAGCAAATGAGCCATAGCGATGAGCTTAATGCTATCACGCCAGAGCGTGTCTGGCAGGAAGTCGATAGAAGTTTAAAGGGGCCAAATCCAGAAATCTTCTTTGAAGTGCTGCGCCAATGCGGCGCCTTAAAGGTGTTATTTCCTGAAATCGATGCCCTATTTGGTATACCTCAGCCTGAAAAATGGCACCCAGAAATCGATACAGGGGTTCACACTCTAATGGTGTTGTCGCAGGCAACACGCCTCAGCCAAGCTAGCGCAGTTCGATTTGCCGCCTTAGTACACGACCTTGGCAAGGCATTAAGCCCCAAGGCGCATTTACCTAAGCATCACGGACATGGACAAAAGGGGCTTCCGCTGATTAATGCCCTGTGTACTCGCCTTCGAATTCAAAATGAATACCGGGATCTTGCCCTGTTAGTGAGCGATAAGCATCAGAATGTACATCAAGCCTTCGAGCTAAGAGCTGAAACCATCGTCAAACTGTTCGATAAAGCCGATTTTTGGCGAAAACCTGAACGTCTTGAGCAGCTACTGCTTGTTTGCATCGCCGATATGCGTGGCAGAACTGGATTTGAGGAGCATGATTATCCTCAAGCCAATTACTTGAGGGCATGTTTTTCAACGGCAAGTAAGGTCAATGTCGGTGCAATTATTGAGGCGGGATTTAAGGGTGCTGAGATTAAACAACAGCTCCATTTACAGCGTATCGAAGCTGTCCAGCAACTAAAGGCACTAACAGATTGTTAG
- a CDS encoding Lpp/OprI family alanine-zipper lipoprotein: MNKKVLMIAGLAMTALLGGCANTTALEESVATLGNKVDQLSADVSSLKSEQSKLSADVKDAKAAAMDAQAEAKRANDRLDNVASRYKK; the protein is encoded by the coding sequence ATGAACAAAAAAGTACTGATGATTGCTGGTTTAGCAATGACTGCCCTGCTAGGTGGTTGTGCAAACACTACTGCTCTAGAAGAAAGCGTTGCTACTCTGGGCAACAAAGTTGATCAATTATCAGCTGATGTTAGCTCTCTGAAATCAGAGCAAAGCAAACTGTCTGCAGACGTTAAAGATGCTAAAGCAGCAGCTATGGACGCACAAGCAGAAGCTAAGCGCGCTAACGACCGTTTAGACAACGTTGCTTCTCGTTACAAGAAGTAA